The following are from one region of the Rosistilla carotiformis genome:
- a CDS encoding Rrf2 family transcriptional regulator: protein MKRDSKLSGVLHILLHMAELDEPVTSDDLSKIMDTNPVVVRRLMAGLREQQYVRSVKGHGGGWTLACELADVTLLDIYEAVGSPGLLAMGNRTEAPGCLVEQSVNAALGKTFDEAEQLLLRQLGEVTLASLSADCHQRLKAKGISLQAKPNRHGLQS, encoded by the coding sequence ATGAAACGAGATAGCAAGCTATCCGGCGTCCTGCACATTTTGTTGCACATGGCGGAGCTGGACGAACCGGTGACTTCGGACGATTTGTCGAAGATCATGGACACGAATCCTGTCGTGGTGCGTCGTCTGATGGCGGGGCTTCGCGAGCAGCAGTACGTACGAAGCGTCAAGGGGCACGGAGGCGGTTGGACGTTGGCGTGCGAGCTGGCCGATGTCACTTTGCTGGACATCTATGAGGCGGTCGGCAGTCCGGGGTTGTTGGCGATGGGCAATCGCACGGAGGCTCCGGGATGTTTGGTGGAGCAATCGGTGAACGCCGCACTGGGCAAGACGTTTGACGAAGCCGAGCAACTGCTGCTCCGGCAGTTGGGGGAAGTCACGCTCGCCTCGCTGAGCGCCGATTGCCACCAACGCCTCAAAGCGAAAGGCATTTCCCTCCAAGCCAAACCGAACCGACATGGACTCCAAAGCTGA
- a CDS encoding DUF262 domain-containing protein, with product MTNQIKPSVTNPTIADIYEKVDTDRLVLAPDFQRKFVWTQEHQEDFLDTILHGYPFPEIYVCQGATDTKKLRTTQKVIDGQQRLTTIKNYIDNEFKRELKKIRPYAALTEDEREVFLSYQVVVRDIGKVDDGIVREIFRRINLTKFKLDDIEIHNAIYDGQFIRVAKELAEEVSLKEFGVFHESEFTRMADVHFFLLVMCTIVRGGYFPRDNEVEKCVAEFNDEFPDSHKVKSQILKSISFIQGLQLEPDSIWFRKSCFFTLVVEFTKLNRISDDMTERLNAFDAGVMASKNRKETDHGSFYHSMYSGTNDRKTRVNRSDMFRKYILA from the coding sequence GTGACCAACCAAATTAAACCTTCTGTCACCAATCCAACGATTGCAGACATTTACGAAAAAGTTGACACCGACCGGCTTGTTCTCGCACCAGACTTTCAACGTAAATTTGTTTGGACGCAAGAGCACCAGGAAGACTTTCTTGACACGATACTTCATGGCTATCCATTCCCCGAAATATACGTCTGCCAAGGCGCAACTGACACAAAGAAATTACGAACAACACAGAAGGTCATAGACGGCCAGCAACGCCTTACTACAATCAAAAACTACATCGACAACGAATTCAAGAGAGAGCTGAAAAAGATACGTCCTTATGCAGCACTCACCGAAGATGAGAGGGAGGTCTTCCTGTCATACCAAGTCGTGGTGAGAGATATTGGAAAAGTTGACGATGGTATTGTGCGAGAAATCTTTCGCCGCATTAATCTTACCAAGTTCAAGTTGGACGATATTGAGATCCACAATGCAATCTACGACGGCCAATTTATTCGGGTCGCCAAAGAGCTGGCTGAAGAAGTATCGCTAAAGGAATTCGGCGTCTTTCATGAATCAGAGTTCACCCGAATGGCGGACGTGCACTTCTTCCTGTTGGTCATGTGCACCATCGTTCGAGGCGGGTATTTTCCTCGGGATAACGAAGTTGAAAAATGCGTCGCCGAATTCAATGACGAGTTCCCTGATTCACATAAAGTAAAGTCGCAAATTCTGAAATCGATTTCTTTTATCCAGGGGCTTCAATTGGAGCCCGATTCAATATGGTTCAGAAAGTCATGCTTCTTCACTTTAGTTGTTGAATTTACCAAGCTCAATAGAATTTCTGACGACATGACGGAGAGGCTCAACGCTTTTGATGCGGGAGTGATGGCAAGCAAAAATCGAAAGGAGACGGATCACGGAAGCTTTTATCATTCGATGTACTCCGGAACTAACGATCGCAAAACAAGAGTCAACAGATCCGATATGTTTAGAAAATACATTTTGGCATAG
- a CDS encoding class I SAM-dependent methyltransferase, giving the protein MSQPDWNARYSASEFAYGTEPNSFLKQHADLLLDPVLSIAEGEGRNAVFLASKGLRVHAVDNSSVGLAKAAKLAADRKVDITTEVTDLQNFTPEPNAYGGVVSIYAHLPSSIRAKLYPLLVKTMRPGGILILESYSENQRGRGTGGPSDPDLLLTCGKVEKEWVGLETILLQETEREVLEGKFHTGLASVIQYIGKKSS; this is encoded by the coding sequence TTGTCACAACCCGACTGGAACGCTCGCTATTCCGCATCGGAATTTGCTTACGGCACGGAACCAAACTCGTTTCTCAAACAGCACGCAGACCTATTGTTGGATCCAGTGCTTTCGATTGCCGAAGGGGAGGGACGCAACGCCGTGTTCTTGGCCTCCAAGGGCTTGCGAGTTCACGCGGTCGACAATTCCAGCGTGGGGCTTGCCAAAGCCGCCAAGTTGGCTGCCGACAGGAAGGTGGACATCACGACCGAAGTTACAGACCTGCAAAACTTTACCCCGGAGCCAAACGCTTACGGCGGCGTTGTCTCGATCTACGCGCATCTGCCGAGCTCGATTCGAGCGAAGCTTTACCCGTTGTTGGTGAAAACAATGAGGCCCGGCGGCATCCTGATTCTGGAATCGTATTCAGAGAACCAACGTGGTCGCGGCACCGGCGGCCCCAGTGATCCCGACCTGCTGCTGACCTGCGGCAAGGTCGAGAAAGAATGGGTCGGACTGGAAACGATCCTGTTGCAGGAAACCGAGCGTGAAGTGCTCGAAGGCAAATTTCACACAGGCCTGGCTTCCGTGATCCAGTACATCGGCAAGAAGTCCAGCTAA
- a CDS encoding acyl-CoA thioesterase, with protein sequence MSSPYQTRRRIEFRDTDAAGIMHFSAFFTYMEQAEHEMLRSVGLSVMQPDGESTIGWPRVSATCDYKSAVRFEDIIDIAVSILHLGSKSVRYRHEFRVADRLVAVGEITVVCCRIDARHQIASIEIPAATRERLARHTV encoded by the coding sequence ATGAGCAGCCCCTACCAGACCCGACGCCGCATCGAATTTCGCGACACCGATGCCGCTGGCATCATGCATTTCTCTGCCTTTTTCACCTACATGGAGCAGGCCGAACATGAAATGCTCCGTTCGGTCGGCTTAAGTGTGATGCAGCCCGACGGCGAATCGACCATCGGTTGGCCTCGCGTTTCGGCGACGTGTGATTACAAAAGCGCGGTGCGGTTCGAGGATATCATCGATATCGCGGTCTCCATTCTTCACTTGGGCAGCAAGAGCGTCCGCTATCGGCATGAGTTTCGGGTCGCTGATCGATTGGTTGCCGTCGGTGAAATCACCGTCGTCTGCTGTCGCATCGACGCCCGGCACCAAATCGCCTCGATCGAAATCCCCGCTGCCACCCGTGAACGCTTGGCTCGGCATACGGTTTAG
- a CDS encoding class I SAM-dependent methyltransferase, whose product MDSKADFLEAAFHVPEAVAKYVDSPPIAVPGFADMQRMAALLLAERVQSHGRILVVGAGGGLELKVFAQAEPSWEFDGVDPSPAMLQLAEQTLGPLASRVRLHEGKVDAAPEGPFDAATCILTMHFADLEERKQMLAAIRQRLKPQAPFIVVHLSFPQADGARQRWLSRYAAYMVRPALDAEKASQFQKAVDAYLTILEPQRDESLLQEAGFSDVELFYAGFAFRGWVSYA is encoded by the coding sequence ATGGACTCCAAAGCTGATTTTCTCGAAGCGGCATTTCACGTCCCCGAAGCGGTCGCGAAATACGTGGATTCGCCACCGATCGCCGTTCCGGGGTTCGCGGACATGCAGCGGATGGCGGCGTTGTTGCTGGCCGAGCGGGTGCAAAGCCACGGCCGTATCCTGGTCGTTGGAGCTGGCGGTGGACTCGAGTTGAAGGTGTTCGCCCAAGCGGAACCGAGCTGGGAATTTGATGGCGTGGACCCTTCCCCGGCAATGCTGCAACTTGCCGAGCAAACGCTGGGGCCGCTTGCCTCGCGAGTCAGGCTGCACGAGGGCAAGGTCGATGCTGCGCCAGAGGGGCCGTTTGATGCGGCCACGTGCATTTTGACAATGCATTTTGCAGACCTGGAAGAGCGAAAGCAGATGTTGGCCGCCATTCGTCAGCGGCTCAAGCCACAAGCACCGTTCATCGTGGTGCACCTGAGTTTCCCTCAAGCCGATGGTGCGCGCCAGCGGTGGCTTTCACGGTACGCAGCCTACATGGTTCGCCCCGCCCTGGATGCCGAAAAGGCATCGCAGTTCCAAAAGGCTGTGGACGCCTATCTCACCATCCTCGAACCCCAGCGTGACGAATCGCTTTTGCAGGAAGCGGGGTTTTCGGACGTCGAACTGTTCTACGCCGGGTTCGCTTTCCGAGGCTGGGTGTCTTACGCATAA
- the rpsR gene encoding 30S ribosomal protein S18 gives MSTRSRARKRSRVRSRQKKQDPLFVDGTRPRPMYVDYKDVELLRRLVNRHGKIVGRRKSGCSATSQHAVTQAVKRARFMALLPFVGE, from the coding sequence ATGAGTACCCGGAGCCGAGCACGCAAGCGATCGCGTGTCCGCTCTCGTCAGAAGAAGCAAGATCCACTGTTCGTCGATGGCACTCGGCCACGTCCGATGTACGTCGATTACAAGGATGTGGAACTTCTGCGTCGGTTGGTCAATCGCCACGGCAAGATCGTTGGACGCCGCAAGAGCGGATGTTCGGCAACCAGCCAGCACGCCGTAACGCAAGCTGTCAAACGCGCTCGCTTCATGGCTTTGCTGCCATTTGTTGGCGAATAA
- a CDS encoding UbiD family decarboxylase: MKHRSTRQAVDDLAAGGRLIRYEHPVDANLELAEIQRRVYLNGGPAVLFTNVTGCRFPMVSNLFGSLEQARYLFRHTIDRVRKLIELKIDPSLAAKQFWRYPSVPLAALTMLPRRCRSGAVMQNSIALPDLPQLKSWPDDGGAFVTLPQVLSQPADGASLQQTNLGMYRVQLSGNDYDPQTEVGMHYQIHRGIGVHHRAALENGRPFRVVVTVGGAPSMTLSAVMPLPEGLSELTFAGALAGHRIPMVTGPGHAPIYADADFAIVGTIDPTRQKPEGPFGDHLGYYSLQHDFPVLNVERVYHRNDAVWPLTVVGRPPQEDTTFGELIHDLTGPVIPTVLPGIKAVHAVDASGVHPLLLAIGSERYMPMSGANEPQELLTQANAVLGNGQLSLAKYLWIANHYDNTQLDIHDVSGFLQHMLQRVDWRRDLHFQTQTTIDTLDYSGSGLNRGSKVVIAAVGPVVRQLPTSIEGDLHLPEGFGQPKVAAPGILIIQGPAASASRPRLDALLTDRMDVQSPINRFPLVIVADDSDFSARTINNFVWTTFTRSNPAADVYGIGAFVADKHWGCEGSLVIDARVKPHHAPPLIEDPEIVKRVDAIAARGGALAKYL; encoded by the coding sequence ATGAAACATCGCAGCACTCGACAGGCCGTCGACGACCTCGCCGCAGGCGGGCGTTTGATCCGTTACGAGCATCCGGTCGATGCCAATCTCGAATTGGCGGAGATTCAGCGTCGCGTTTACCTTAACGGTGGGCCGGCGGTCCTGTTTACCAACGTGACCGGTTGTCGGTTTCCAATGGTCAGCAACCTGTTTGGGTCGCTGGAACAAGCCCGCTACCTTTTCCGCCACACGATCGACCGCGTTCGCAAGTTGATCGAATTGAAGATCGACCCCTCGTTGGCGGCGAAGCAGTTCTGGCGTTACCCCAGCGTCCCGCTGGCCGCACTGACGATGTTGCCTCGCCGCTGCCGAAGCGGTGCGGTGATGCAGAATTCGATCGCTCTGCCCGATCTGCCGCAATTGAAATCGTGGCCCGATGATGGTGGTGCGTTTGTCACGCTGCCGCAAGTGCTCAGCCAACCGGCCGACGGCGCCAGCCTGCAGCAGACAAACCTTGGGATGTACCGGGTTCAGTTATCGGGGAACGATTACGATCCGCAGACCGAAGTCGGGATGCACTACCAGATCCATCGTGGGATCGGCGTCCATCATCGCGCAGCGTTGGAGAACGGTCGCCCGTTTCGCGTTGTCGTCACCGTGGGCGGTGCCCCTTCGATGACCCTTTCCGCCGTGATGCCGTTGCCCGAAGGGCTGTCGGAGCTGACCTTTGCCGGCGCTTTGGCGGGGCACCGGATTCCGATGGTTACCGGCCCGGGGCATGCGCCGATCTACGCCGACGCCGATTTTGCCATCGTCGGTACGATCGATCCAACGCGACAAAAGCCGGAGGGTCCGTTTGGTGATCACCTGGGTTATTACAGCCTGCAGCACGATTTCCCGGTCCTGAATGTGGAGCGTGTTTATCACCGCAACGATGCCGTTTGGCCACTGACCGTCGTCGGGCGGCCTCCGCAAGAGGATACGACCTTCGGCGAACTGATCCACGATCTGACCGGCCCCGTGATCCCGACGGTCTTGCCGGGGATCAAGGCGGTTCACGCGGTCGATGCTTCGGGCGTCCATCCGCTGCTGCTGGCGATCGGCAGCGAGCGGTATATGCCGATGAGTGGTGCTAACGAGCCGCAGGAGTTGCTGACTCAAGCCAACGCCGTCCTTGGCAACGGTCAGCTGTCGCTTGCCAAATACCTCTGGATCGCAAACCACTACGACAACACACAGCTCGACATCCACGACGTCTCGGGCTTCTTGCAGCATATGTTGCAGCGCGTCGATTGGCGTCGCGATCTGCACTTCCAAACACAAACGACCATCGACACGTTGGACTACTCCGGATCGGGACTCAATCGCGGATCGAAGGTGGTGATCGCGGCGGTTGGCCCCGTCGTTCGCCAGTTGCCGACATCGATCGAAGGGGACCTGCATCTGCCCGAAGGGTTTGGCCAGCCGAAAGTTGCGGCTCCGGGAATCCTGATCATTCAAGGTCCGGCCGCGTCGGCGTCGCGGCCGCGTCTGGATGCGCTGTTGACCGACCGCATGGACGTTCAATCGCCGATCAATCGCTTCCCGTTGGTGATCGTTGCCGACGACAGCGACTTCAGCGCCCGAACGATCAACAATTTTGTCTGGACGACGTTCACTCGCAGCAATCCCGCCGCGGATGTCTATGGCATCGGAGCGTTTGTCGCCGATAAGCACTGGGGCTGCGAGGGATCGCTGGTGATCGACGCACGCGTCAAACCGCACCACGCGCCTCCGTTGATTGAAGATCCCGAGATCGTCAAGCGAGTCGATGCGATCGCCGCCCGTGGCGGCGCTTTGGCGAAATACTTGTAG
- a CDS encoding sulfatase family protein → MKHFLAPIACVLLLACQTATAADRPNVMILISDDVSWPHASAYGSKMVTTPAFDAIAKQGVLFNNAICPSPGCSPSRAAFLTGRHTWTIEHAGTHASYFAPEYETFPIRLADAGYFVGHTGKGWAPGDWKALGGKRDPCGPKFKAKPAKGESSYAAGFREFLNQRPAGEPFCFWFGSTDAHRPYKFGSGLEKGMKLEQAEVPGYLPDAPEIRSDFLDYAFEVERFDDDCATMLQMIRDAGEFENTIFIVTSDNGMPFPRAKANCYEHGIHVPLAISWQGHFPGGRTSDDLVSFVDIAATIYEASGVAPPSAKPLSGKSMLSMLESEKSGIIEPQRTEVFSARERHSSSRYNSLGYPQRAIRTHQYLYIRNFRPERLPAGPAQKYDSVTYDAAGNLVDAQLGDAHGGYHDIDACPSLDYLIEKRDDPKFGKFLGLSVDLRPGEELFDIQKDPDCLNNVATDPEFESVRKDLHKRLTQHLEATGDARQIDGGDIWEMYPRVSPLRWFPEPQWAKEHLDRVPIQGWVEERRPR, encoded by the coding sequence ATGAAGCATTTTCTTGCTCCCATCGCCTGCGTTCTGCTGCTGGCCTGCCAGACGGCGACTGCCGCCGATCGCCCCAACGTGATGATTTTGATCAGCGACGACGTTTCCTGGCCGCACGCATCAGCCTACGGTTCCAAAATGGTGACGACTCCCGCGTTCGACGCGATTGCCAAGCAGGGCGTGTTGTTCAACAACGCGATCTGCCCCAGTCCCGGCTGCAGCCCCTCGCGGGCCGCGTTTTTGACAGGGCGGCACACCTGGACGATCGAGCACGCTGGAACGCACGCCAGCTACTTCGCCCCCGAATACGAGACCTTTCCGATCCGTTTGGCCGATGCCGGATACTTTGTGGGGCACACCGGCAAAGGTTGGGCGCCGGGCGACTGGAAAGCCCTCGGTGGCAAGCGCGATCCGTGCGGCCCCAAATTCAAAGCCAAACCCGCCAAGGGAGAATCGAGCTACGCCGCCGGTTTTCGGGAGTTCCTGAATCAACGTCCCGCTGGCGAACCGTTCTGTTTCTGGTTCGGCAGCACCGACGCTCACCGCCCCTACAAATTTGGATCGGGCCTCGAGAAAGGAATGAAGCTGGAACAGGCGGAGGTTCCCGGCTACCTGCCCGACGCTCCCGAAATCCGCAGCGATTTCTTAGACTACGCATTTGAAGTCGAACGTTTCGACGATGATTGCGCGACGATGCTACAGATGATTCGCGACGCGGGCGAGTTCGAGAACACGATCTTTATCGTGACCAGCGACAACGGCATGCCGTTTCCACGCGCCAAAGCGAACTGTTACGAGCACGGCATCCATGTTCCGCTAGCAATCTCGTGGCAGGGACATTTTCCCGGCGGGCGAACCAGTGACGACCTTGTCAGTTTCGTCGACATCGCCGCGACGATCTACGAAGCGAGCGGCGTCGCGCCACCTTCGGCCAAGCCGCTCTCGGGCAAGAGCATGCTGTCGATGCTGGAGTCTGAAAAATCGGGGATCATCGAACCGCAGCGGACCGAAGTTTTCAGCGCCCGCGAGCGTCATTCCTCGTCGCGCTACAATTCGCTCGGCTACCCGCAGCGGGCGATCCGCACGCATCAGTACCTCTACATCCGCAACTTCCGCCCCGAGCGGCTGCCGGCCGGACCGGCTCAGAAATATGACAGCGTCACCTACGATGCCGCTGGGAATCTCGTCGACGCCCAACTGGGGGACGCCCATGGCGGATATCACGATATCGATGCCTGTCCCTCTTTGGACTATTTGATCGAAAAACGGGACGACCCGAAGTTTGGAAAGTTCCTGGGTCTGTCGGTCGACCTGCGGCCGGGGGAAGAGCTGTTCGACATCCAGAAGGATCCCGATTGCTTGAACAACGTGGCGACCGACCCTGAGTTTGAGAGCGTCCGCAAGGATCTTCACAAACGTTTGACACAGCATCTCGAAGCGACGGGGGACGCGAGGCAGATCGACGGCGGCGATATCTGGGAAATGTATCCCCGCGTCAGCCCGCTGCGTTGGTTCCCCGAGCCACAGTGGGCCAAGGAGCACCTAGACCGCGTACCGATCCAAGGCTGGGTGGAAGAACGCCGCCCGCGTTGA